In a genomic window of Weissella tructae:
- a CDS encoding glucosamine-6-phosphate deaminase, with amino-acid sequence MQIIEVKDQAQGGQVGFGIFKDALENNAQVFGLATGSTPISIYDAITASDLDFSDKVSINLDEYVGLSGDNDQSYRFFMNQHLFNKKPFRESYVPNGLAEDAAVEVKRYEDIIDNQPIDLQLLGLGANGHIGFNEPGTPFDELTHEVGLTESTIEANARFFDDINDVPRDAYSMGIGSIMKGKKILLVAYGEAKADAVAAMIEGPMTEDMPASALQAHKDVTVIVDAASSSKLKNRDNIVMA; translated from the coding sequence ATGCAAATTATTGAAGTTAAAGACCAAGCACAAGGTGGACAAGTTGGGTTCGGCATTTTCAAGGATGCTTTGGAAAACAACGCACAAGTTTTCGGACTAGCAACTGGGTCAACACCTATTAGCATTTACGATGCAATCACTGCATCAGATTTGGACTTTTCAGACAAGGTTTCAATTAACTTGGATGAATATGTTGGATTGTCAGGAGATAACGACCAAAGCTACCGTTTCTTCATGAACCAACACTTGTTTAACAAGAAGCCTTTCCGCGAAAGCTACGTACCAAATGGTTTGGCCGAAGATGCTGCTGTAGAAGTTAAGCGTTACGAAGATATTATCGATAACCAACCAATCGACCTACAATTGTTGGGATTGGGAGCAAACGGACACATCGGTTTCAACGAACCTGGAACACCATTTGACGAATTGACACACGAAGTTGGTTTGACTGAATCAACAATCGAAGCTAACGCACGTTTCTTCGACGACATCAATGATGTACCACGCGATGCTTACTCAATGGGTATCGGAAGCATCATGAAGGGTAAGAAGATCTTGTTGGTTGCTTACGGTGAAGCTAAGGCTGATGCTGTTGCCGCAATGATCGAAGGACCAATGACTGAAGACATGCCAGCAAGTGCTTTGCAAGCACACAAGGATGTTACAGTTATCGTTGACGCTGCATCTTCATCTAAGTTGAAGAACCGCGACAACATTGTAATGGCCTAA
- a CDS encoding flavodoxin domain-containing protein, whose amino-acid sequence MKARVMFATITGNNEAVADIIVAQLRAANIETIKEDISLVDALSINPAETDFLVVVPYTFDLGTLPEEALDFYEDLVGLDFSGLTYAVAGSGDDFYGDDFCTAVDEFDKQLAQTQAQRGAENVKVNLNPDATDAVHLAEMVQALIATKA is encoded by the coding sequence ATGAAGGCACGAGTTATGTTTGCCACAATTACGGGGAATAATGAAGCTGTGGCTGATATTATTGTGGCGCAATTACGCGCTGCAAATATCGAAACAATTAAAGAGGATATTTCATTGGTCGATGCGTTAAGCATTAATCCAGCAGAAACTGACTTTTTAGTTGTTGTACCGTATACATTTGATTTGGGGACTTTACCTGAAGAAGCCTTAGATTTTTATGAAGACCTAGTCGGTTTGGACTTTAGCGGATTAACATATGCCGTTGCAGGGTCAGGGGATGATTTCTATGGCGATGATTTTTGTACTGCGGTTGACGAATTTGACAAACAATTAGCGCAAACACAGGCACAACGTGGTGCTGAGAACGTCAAAGTCAATTTGAATCCAGATGCAACAGATGCTGTGCATCTGGCAGAAATGGTGCAGGCATTAATCGCGACAAAAGCGTAA
- a CDS encoding peptidoglycan bridge formation glycyltransferase FemA/FemB family protein codes for MKFIELTKEEYAAFEKQSPLGSMTQSVEQYELLKGRNKNVHILGVKDIDDTIVAGSIVTFDGINGGTVASVNHGPLLNYKDTAVLDMYLKGLASFAKQFNGLYIKFSPNVVYQRFDNHGNAITEPADDLIAVLEKHGAKHMPFKKGMSTDGSMPWQYSKDLRGLDLETLVGSYQPDVKYYLKKNAQFGVTFRELPFEELDKFKKLTADTAERRGFDDKELSFYEVLYNTYGDDAHFTVAEIDFPNYLAQEQATIDQLDIKINTLAERLAVKETKKNRGQFNEFTDQKNMHIKRMKRVDELFNGDVPTEPIIVAGALFVEQPQEMAYMFSGMYDEYRDYYAPYLIQDTMMRQAIAKNIPTHNFYGISGEFDGSDGVFRFKTEFNGTADQLVGEFEYPINRMKYRLYKLMKKLLGRA; via the coding sequence ATGAAATTTATTGAACTAACAAAAGAAGAATATGCAGCATTTGAAAAGCAATCCCCATTAGGGTCAATGACGCAATCAGTAGAACAATACGAGTTATTAAAGGGACGTAACAAAAACGTGCATATCCTAGGTGTCAAAGATATCGATGATACGATTGTTGCAGGATCTATTGTAACTTTTGATGGGATTAATGGTGGAACTGTGGCATCTGTGAATCACGGTCCATTGCTAAACTATAAAGATACAGCTGTTTTGGACATGTATTTGAAGGGACTTGCATCATTTGCAAAGCAATTCAATGGTTTGTACATCAAGTTCTCTCCAAATGTGGTTTATCAACGTTTTGATAACCATGGTAATGCCATTACAGAACCGGCTGATGATTTGATTGCTGTGTTAGAAAAGCATGGTGCTAAGCACATGCCATTTAAAAAGGGTATGAGTACTGATGGTAGCATGCCATGGCAATATTCTAAGGACCTACGTGGGTTAGACTTGGAGACATTGGTCGGAAGTTACCAACCAGACGTTAAGTACTATTTGAAGAAAAATGCGCAATTTGGGGTCACATTCCGTGAATTGCCGTTTGAAGAATTAGACAAGTTTAAGAAGCTAACAGCGGATACCGCTGAACGTCGTGGTTTTGATGATAAAGAATTATCATTCTACGAAGTGTTGTATAACACTTATGGGGATGATGCTCACTTTACAGTAGCTGAAATTGACTTTCCGAACTACTTGGCTCAAGAACAAGCAACGATTGACCAATTAGACATTAAAATCAATACATTGGCTGAACGTCTAGCGGTTAAGGAAACAAAGAAGAATCGCGGACAATTCAACGAATTTACTGATCAAAAGAACATGCACATCAAGCGTATGAAGCGTGTAGATGAATTGTTTAATGGGGATGTACCTACTGAACCTATTATTGTTGCGGGTGCATTGTTTGTTGAACAACCACAAGAAATGGCATACATGTTCTCAGGAATGTATGATGAATACCGTGACTACTATGCACCTTATTTGATTCAAGATACAATGATGCGTCAAGCCATTGCAAAGAACATTCCGACACATAATTTCTATGGTATCAGTGGTGAATTTGATGGGTCAGATGGGGTCTTCCGTTTTAAGACTGAATTTAATGGAACAGCTGACCAACTTGTTGGAGAATTTGAATATCCAATTAATCGCATGAAGTATCGTCTATACAAGCTAATGAAGAAGTTGTTGGGACGTGCCTAA
- the thrS gene encoding threonine--tRNA ligase, whose translation MAEMVKMTFPDGAVKEFESGVTPLTIAEGISKSLAKKSVSAKLNGRYVGMNDAITEDGEFSLITKSDAEALDILRHSASHLLAQAINRLYPDVHFGVGPFIDNGFYYDTDKADGQIAAEQFPEIEKMMKKIVAENLPIVSRVITRDEALEMFKDDPYKIELIQDLPEDEAISIAVQGEHVELDRGGLVPSTSWIKVFKLTSVAGAYWRGQSSNPMLQRIYGTAFWTQADLDEEMKRREEAKERDHRKIGADQDLFFTSQEVGAGMPVWMPNGAAIRRTLERYIVDRELADGYQHVYTPVVSNLNLYKQSGHWDHYRDDMFPPMDMGDGEFLELRPMNCPSHIQVYKHKPRSYRELPFRVAELGMMHRYEKSGALTGLSRVREMTLNDGHTFVMPDQIEDEFKKILTLMVDVYKDFDITDYRFRLSYRDPENTEKYYDDDEMWSKAQRMLKTAMDDMELDYFEAEGEAAFYGPKLDVQIKTALGGEETLSTIQLDFLLPERFDVNYVGADGEKHRPVMIHRGIISTMERFTAYLTEMYKGAFPTWLAPQQVRIIPVNREAHGAYAEALKERLVLQGIRAAYDDRNEKMGYLIRDAQTSKIPYTLVIGDEEVKNDSVTIRRFGSKDMVAENVDTFEANLLADIASHSQTLEKIEKAMIGE comes from the coding sequence ATGGCAGAAATGGTTAAAATGACGTTCCCTGATGGAGCGGTCAAAGAATTTGAATCAGGCGTAACACCTCTAACAATCGCCGAAGGTATTTCTAAGTCATTGGCTAAGAAGTCAGTTTCAGCGAAGTTGAACGGACGTTACGTTGGAATGAACGATGCGATTACTGAGGATGGTGAATTCTCATTGATTACAAAGTCAGATGCAGAAGCACTAGATATTTTGCGTCACTCAGCCTCTCACTTGTTGGCCCAAGCAATTAACCGTCTTTACCCAGACGTACATTTCGGAGTGGGACCATTTATCGACAATGGTTTCTACTACGACACAGATAAGGCTGATGGACAAATCGCTGCGGAACAATTCCCTGAAATCGAAAAGATGATGAAGAAGATTGTTGCAGAAAACTTGCCAATCGTTTCACGCGTGATTACTCGTGATGAAGCATTGGAAATGTTTAAGGATGATCCATACAAGATTGAATTGATTCAAGACTTGCCTGAAGACGAAGCAATCTCTATTGCTGTTCAAGGAGAACACGTTGAATTGGACCGTGGTGGTTTGGTACCATCAACGAGCTGGATCAAGGTCTTCAAGTTGACATCTGTTGCGGGTGCTTACTGGCGTGGACAATCTTCAAACCCAATGTTGCAACGTATTTACGGAACTGCATTCTGGACACAAGCTGATTTGGATGAAGAAATGAAGCGTCGTGAAGAAGCTAAGGAACGTGACCACCGTAAGATTGGTGCCGATCAAGACCTATTCTTTACATCACAAGAAGTTGGGGCAGGAATGCCTGTTTGGATGCCAAATGGGGCTGCTATTCGTCGTACACTAGAACGTTACATCGTTGATCGTGAATTGGCTGACGGATACCAACACGTTTACACACCAGTTGTTTCAAACTTGAACTTGTACAAGCAATCAGGACACTGGGATCACTACCGTGATGACATGTTCCCACCAATGGACATGGGAGATGGAGAATTCTTGGAATTGCGTCCAATGAACTGTCCTTCACACATCCAAGTCTACAAGCACAAGCCACGTTCATATCGTGAATTGCCATTCCGTGTTGCAGAACTTGGAATGATGCACCGTTACGAAAAGTCAGGTGCTTTGACTGGATTGTCACGTGTACGTGAAATGACATTGAATGACGGACACACATTTGTGATGCCTGACCAAATTGAAGACGAATTCAAGAAGATTTTGACTTTGATGGTTGATGTCTACAAGGACTTCGATATCACTGACTACCGTTTCCGTTTGTCATACCGTGACCCTGAAAATACTGAAAAGTACTACGATGACGATGAAATGTGGTCAAAGGCACAACGTATGCTTAAGACAGCCATGGATGACATGGAATTGGATTACTTCGAAGCCGAAGGAGAAGCTGCGTTCTACGGTCCTAAGTTGGACGTGCAAATTAAGACAGCTTTGGGTGGAGAAGAAACACTTTCAACTATCCAACTAGACTTCTTGTTACCAGAACGTTTCGATGTTAACTATGTCGGAGCTGATGGTGAAAAGCACCGTCCTGTTATGATTCACCGTGGAATCATCTCAACAATGGAACGTTTCACTGCGTACCTAACTGAAATGTACAAGGGAGCCTTCCCAACATGGTTGGCACCACAACAAGTACGTATTATTCCAGTTAACCGTGAAGCTCACGGTGCATACGCTGAAGCTTTGAAGGAACGTTTGGTCTTGCAAGGTATTCGTGCCGCGTATGACGATCGTAACGAAAAGATGGGTTACTTGATTCGTGATGCACAAACATCAAAGATTCCATACACATTGGTTATCGGTGATGAAGAAGTGAAGAATGACTCAGTGACAATCCGTCGTTTCGGATCAAAGGACATGGTTGCGGAAAATGTTGATACATTTGAAGCAAACTTGTTGGCTGACATTGCAAGTCACTCACAAACATTAGAAAAGATTGAAAAGGCAATGATCGGGGAATAA